The DNA region AGGCGTCCCTGGTGAGAACGAGTACTATGGCAAGGGCGTTTCATACTGCTCCACATGCGATGGATACCTTTTTAAGGATAAGAGGGTTGCCGTGATCGGCGGTGGCAATTCCGGTGCAATATCTGCAATATATTTAAATGGTATAGCCAGTGATACAAGGATAATATCACATTCTGATAGATACAAATGCGAGGATGCATATGTCGAGACAATAAAGGAAAAGAACATACCATTTATATTAAATGCTGAGACAACGGAGATCATAGGAGATGGCAAAAAGGTCACCGGTCTTAAATACACTGATAAGAAAACAGGCAAGGAAAATGAGATAGAGGTTGATGGAATATTTGTATACGTCGGAATAGTACCACAGACTGAATTTCTTAAGGGTTCCGGCGTTAAGATGGACGATCGCGGCTTCATAATCGTTGATGACAAGATGAGGACCTCTGTTCCCGGAATATATGCCGCCGGTGATGTTGTAAAGGGCAGTGAGGAGCAGATTGCAACGGCCGTTGGTGACGGATGCCGGGCCGCAATAACAATGTACACTGATAATATGCATAAATAAATTTTTACGATTTTAATGAAAAATAAATACAAGGTACTTTTTGTAACGACCCTAAGCACGGTAATGGCCGCAATAGATTCAACGATAATATACCTTGCACTTCCGTTCATTGGAAGGGATCTTCATGGAAGCATATCTGAATTAACCTGGCTCCTTGTTTCATATATTATATCATCAACGATAATATTAATACCCGGTATAAAGATAACAGCAAGGATTGGCAGAAGGCTATCTTACATCTATGGCTTCCTTTTATTTTCATTATCCTCCCTGGGCATAACAGTATCACCATATATTATATTGTCAATAATACTTAGGTTCATTGAGGGGCTTGGCGCCGGTATACTTTCAATTACAGATATACCTGTCATACTTGATGCCTTTGATGATAATAAATCAACGGCAATAGGCATAAACTCAATATCATGGGGTATAGGAACAATTGCAGGCCCTTTAATAGGTGGTTACCTATCATCAATAGACTGGCGTCTGATCTTCCTTATAAATGTACCAATAGGCATTATTGCGATACCATTTGCATACAGGTATATACCATCTGTAAGAAGCATGGAAAACCCTGATTCATATTCTATAATAGCAGCCGCAATGATGATACCTTTGATTGTTGGCATAACCTTTATAAATAAATATTTTATAATAGCTGGCATAATATTAATAATACCGGCATTGATAATATACAGAAGGCATCCTTTTATATCAAGGAAGCTGTTGAATTTAAGAATTTTTTTGCTTGGATTATCGATCTTCTTTGAGGCTTTTGCCTTTTTTGCGGTCATCTATATTTTATCATTATACTTTGAGGCTGATCTTGGCTATAATCCCATTTATGCATCGTTGTTAATAATATGGTATCCTGTTTCTTCTTTGATATTTAATCCGGTTGGAGGATATATATCAGATTATATAAAAAAACCATATTTAATAATGGGCATTGGTGCCCTGGCCGAATCCCTACCGATAATATTTATAGGTAGGTTTATGTTTTACATACCTGAGATGCTGTTTATCTCTGGTGCCGGTGGATCAATATACTGGCCACCATCAACAACGGCCCTGGCGGATTCATATAGCGATGCAAGAACAGATGCAAGCAGCCTGCTTTTTATAATAAGAAACACATCATTATTATTATCAATATCATTGATACCGC from Picrophilus oshimae DSM 9789 includes:
- a CDS encoding NAD(P)/FAD-dependent oxidoreductase; this translates as MMNFNIRGNERNYETDYDVIIIGAGAAGYSAAIYAKRSGLNVAILEREAVGGGNTAVSPLVENYLGFKAIEGADLAREFEKHAREYAKIITEIEARSIEKTSDGFKIKTNREDFTSRYIIITTGTTHRKIGVPGENEYYGKGVSYCSTCDGYLFKDKRVAVIGGGNSGAISAIYLNGIASDTRIISHSDRYKCEDAYVETIKEKNIPFILNAETTEIIGDGKKVTGLKYTDKKTGKENEIEVDGIFVYVGIVPQTEFLKGSGVKMDDRGFIIVDDKMRTSVPGIYAAGDVVKGSEEQIATAVGDGCRAAITMYTDNMHK
- a CDS encoding MFS transporter, yielding MKNKYKVLFVTTLSTVMAAIDSTIIYLALPFIGRDLHGSISELTWLLVSYIISSTIILIPGIKITARIGRRLSYIYGFLLFSLSSLGITVSPYIILSIILRFIEGLGAGILSITDIPVILDAFDDNKSTAIGINSISWGIGTIAGPLIGGYLSSIDWRLIFLINVPIGIIAIPFAYRYIPSVRSMENPDSYSIIAAAMMIPLIVGITFINKYFIIAGIILIIPALIIYRRHPFISRKLLNLRIFLLGLSIFFEAFAFFAVIYILSLYFEADLGYNPIYASLLIIWYPVSSLIFNPVGGYISDYIKKPYLIMGIGALAESLPIIFIGRFMFYIPEMLFISGAGGSIYWPPSTTALADSYSDARTDASSLLFIIRNTSLLLSISLIPLFIFFYSGIDISLGNLFILNERLNIYNSVSYFLIFIGVVNMLSIIPLIILRKQNF